One segment of Fundidesulfovibrio magnetotacticus DNA contains the following:
- a CDS encoding methyl-accepting chemotaxis protein, whose amino-acid sequence EAMERMLRVAAELEQVSEVLTSASEQLSAQVEQSSRGAENQAQRVAETATAMEEMNATVLEVAKNASQAAETSQGARGRAEEGSRVVGQVVASIQQVEEQALALKRDMGVLGGQAEGIGQVMNVISDIADQTNLLALNAAIEAARAGEAGRGFAVVADEVRKLAEKTMQATKEVGEAITGIQQGTRSNIGNVEQAVRTIEEAAALATRSGESLKEIVSMVDSASDQVRSIAAASEQQSAASEEINRSIEEVSTISSETSQAMTQAAQAVSDLARQAQVLRRLIGDMQDGTGGGQALPPGAGKPRALA is encoded by the coding sequence GAGGCCATGGAGCGCATGCTCCGCGTGGCGGCGGAGCTGGAGCAGGTGTCGGAGGTGCTCACCTCGGCCTCGGAACAGCTTTCGGCCCAGGTGGAGCAGTCCAGCCGGGGCGCGGAGAACCAGGCCCAGCGCGTGGCCGAGACCGCCACGGCCATGGAGGAGATGAACGCCACGGTGCTGGAGGTGGCCAAGAACGCCTCCCAGGCCGCCGAGACCTCCCAGGGGGCCAGGGGCCGCGCCGAGGAGGGCTCGCGCGTGGTGGGCCAGGTGGTGGCCTCCATCCAGCAAGTGGAGGAGCAGGCCCTGGCCCTGAAGCGCGACATGGGCGTGCTGGGCGGCCAGGCCGAGGGCATCGGGCAGGTCATGAACGTTATCTCCGACATCGCGGACCAGACGAACCTCCTGGCGCTCAACGCGGCCATCGAGGCCGCGCGCGCGGGCGAGGCGGGGCGCGGCTTCGCCGTGGTGGCCGACGAGGTGCGCAAGCTGGCCGAAAAGACCATGCAGGCCACCAAGGAGGTGGGCGAGGCCATCACGGGCATCCAGCAGGGCACGCGCTCCAACATCGGCAACGTGGAGCAGGCCGTGCGCACCATCGAGGAGGCCGCCGCCCTGGCCACCCGTTCCGGCGAGTCCCTCAAGGAGATCGTGAGCATGGTGGATTCGGCCTCGGACCAGGTGCGCTCCATCGCGGCGGCCTCGGAGCAGCAGTCGGCGGCCAGTGAGGAGATCAACCGCTCCATCGAGGAGGTGAGCACCATCTCCTCCGAGACCTCCCAGGCCATGACCCAGGCGGCCCAGGCCGTTTCGGACCTGGCCCGGCAGGCCCAGGTGCTCCGGCGGCTCATCGGCGACATGCAGGACGGCACGGGCGGCGGGCAGGCCCTGCCCCCGGGGGCGGGCAAGCCCCGCGCCCTGGCCTGA